AGTCCATTGTCTGTTTCCAGCGCTGCTATATTTGGTAATAAGCAAATCATTACTTCCAGTTAAAGTTTGTCCGTCCAGATTGCCTTGTGTGTAACCTGTAATATATATATTTCCGGAACTATCGCTTGTAATTGCATTTCCTCGAGTCCCTACTCCTCCCCCTGCGCCCAAAAGCCTGGTCCATTCTTTGGTTCCGCTATTATTGATCGCAGGTATAGAATCGGAAGTTCCTTGAGTAGCTCCCGTTAAAAACGGTATGGCCCAAAGAGGATTGATATCATCGGAGGAGGACTTACACCCGAAAGAGAAAGATACACCGAATGAGTATATAACTACGATTAGTATACTGTGTTTGAACTTTGTCATATGTTTCCTTTTCCGACTGTCCTTATGGATTTTGTTCTGATTCATTGATTTGAAGCAGGCCAGGCGTTGGCAGAACGGATTCTAAAAATTTTAAAGCAAGAAAAGATGCCTGTCGTTCCAGTTCATGAACTGGAAAATCTAAATTGATTTTTTCATTTATGTTTCAGGATAAATACGTAAAAATATGATAAAGTTCAGAATTGGTTGTAAGACAAAGGTTCCGCTCTCTCTAACCCGTATCTATCCCAACTATGGCAATTTATTTTAAAACAAGTGTTATGTGGCTAAGATCCGACATAATATTTTTTCAAAATATTGTGGGTTTTGCTTAAAATTCTTTGCACCGCCCGGTAAGATCCAATATTTCGTCGCTTTTTCCGTTATCTTGGCATTGAAGAAAAAGGTTCCTGACGGAAATTTGACAAAAGAAATTAGAAATGATCTAATCACGGGAGAGATAAAGTATGAGTTCAACAGCAAATCATTACTATAATGCAAAGGATCTGGCGAAGTTCCCTGAAATCGGAAGAGTGAATAAAGACCTTGCAGATAAGTTTTTCGCATATTACGGCGCCGTGATGGCAGAAGGGGCTCTTAGCGAGAGAGAGAAGGCTCTCATCGCACTAGCGGTTTCCCATGCATTGAAATGTCCTTATTGCATTGATGCTTATACAGCTACTTCTTTACAAAAAGGTGCCGATGAAGCGCAAATGAATGAAGCGGTTCATGTTGCTGCAGCGATGGCTGCGGGAATTAATTTGGTTCATAGCGTTCAAATGAACAACAAAATCGATGAACTTTCCATCTAATAGATGGGAAAGTAAATCAGTTTTAAAGGAGATAGTCTATGTTAGTCGATGAACAGATGAATATTCTGGGATCTTATCCTGATTCTTTTGGAAAACAAATCAGAATCGGAACGGATGCAAAGAATCCTTTGACAGGATTAACATTGACTACTTTCCAGATCAATGTAGGCAAATGGTGCAACCAAGCATGTAAACATTGTCACGTGGACGCATCTCCGATTCGGACGGAGATGATGAGTAAGGAGACGATCGACAAATGTCTCGCAATTATCAAATCCGTTCCTGCGATTCAAACCGTTGATATCACAGGTGGGGCGCCGGAAGGAAATATTCATTTCCGCTATTTGGTGGAAGAGGCTCGCAAACTTGGCAAAAAAATAATCGATCGTTGCAATCTTACCATTTTAGAGGAGAAGGGGAACGAAGACCTTCATGAATTTTTGGCTGCCAATGAAGTGGAAGTTTGTTCTTCCTTACCTTATTTCAGTCAATCAAGGACCGATCAGCAGAGAGGAGACGGAGTCTTTAATAAATCGATTACCGCCTTGCAAAAGTTAAATAAATTAGGATACGGGACCAGACTTCCGTTGAATTTGGTTTATAATCCAGTGGGTGTTTTTTTGAGTTCCGCACAAAAACAATTGGAGCGTGAATTTAAGGAAAACCTGGACAAAAAGTACGGAATCGTATTTAACAATCTCTATTGCATTAATAATATGCCCATCAATCGCTACTTAGGTGCTCTTGTGCGAACGGGTAAGTTTGAAACTTATATGGAAACTTTGGTCAATGCTTATAATCCGATGACCTTGGAAGGTTTGATGTGCCGGCACCAAATTTCAGTCGGGTATGATGGAAAAATTTACGACTGTGATTTCAACCAGATGTTGGAGTTGGAAGCGAAACCTGTTTCTCATGTCGATCACTTCGATTATGAAACCTTTGTGAATCGAAATATTGTTGTGGCGAATCATTGTTTCGGATGCACCGCCGGTGCAGGTTCCAGCTGTGGTGGGGAAGTAGCCTAAAAGGCAAAAGAGCGAACTTTTTTCTAAAATTTTCGGGGATTTTGCGAAAGCGATAGGCGAATTGTAAATTTTGTGTTAGGTGGGTGCTTGCAGCCCACGACCCTCACCCCCCAACCCTAAAAAGGGAGGGGGCTCGATCGATCCCCAAATAAAACTATGTCACATTAATATTCTACCGCCACGGATTGCAGCGGAAACCCTCGCCGAAGGCAGAGGTTGGAGCGAAAAGCCGGGTCCCACGAAGTGGGAGGCGGCCTAGATCTTAGCCTTCGTCGTCGGCGAAAAGATTGTTGAGAGAATCGATCAGAGTGTCTACTTCAACACCATAGCCCATGCAAACTTGTTCGATGGTTTCGACTTCGTTGATGGAACAATGTGAGCAACCACCTAGGTGGTAGCTAGAGAAAACAAGACCAGCCTCCGGATGGATGGCAATTGCTTCTCCAACGGTCATCTCTTTATGAAAACGGGCTGCGGTTGATTCGGTCATCAGGAACACCTCGGATAGTAATTTACTATACAAATATTAGACGTTCCCCTATTCGTCAATTGGAATGTTTACCGAAGAATCTGGGAAATTTTACGTTCGGATCGAAGGGCGGTTTGAGTCCGCACATTATTTGTATGATTATTTTCCGGATGGTTCCGATGAACCGATTCATGGCCACTCCTGGAAGGTGGAAGTCTTCCTATCGGGAAAAGAGAACATTCGCCCGGACGGAATTAGCTACGATTTTTTAACCGCAAGAAACCGTTTGCAGGAATTGGTTCATAGCATTGATCATTTACTGATCAATGAACATCCTGATTTCAAGGGGGTAAATCCCACTTCGGAAAATGTGGCCCGTTGGTTTTTTGCAGGACTCAAAGAAGAAGTGGCGAAAACAAACGGAAAGGTCATGAGAATCGTAATTCATGAAGGTCCTGAAAACCTTGCATTTTTTGAACCATAACAAAGGTTAAATTGATTTAATTTTTGTTTGGTGGTCTTGCTTTTTTTGTTCTCGATAAAATAATCGATACTCTTAGCTTTATTACTTTATTTTTCATAAAAACCCTGTAAGTCGCGTTTTTCGGACATTGTTCTTTTTTCAATTCTCCGAAATGGATCACATAAGGAGATGAACGGGGTATCTCTTATGTACTGAAGAGATAAGTCGTAAAAATGATTACATAAACAGTTCGAAAAAACGAATCCTTATGGAAAAAGAGATTTTTCCTCCTATTTTGC
The nucleotide sequence above comes from Leptospira kobayashii. Encoded proteins:
- a CDS encoding 6-pyruvoyl trahydropterin synthase family protein, producing MFTEESGKFYVRIEGRFESAHYLYDYFPDGSDEPIHGHSWKVEVFLSGKENIRPDGISYDFLTARNRLQELVHSIDHLLINEHPDFKGVNPTSENVARWFFAGLKEEVAKTNGKVMRIVIHEGPENLAFFEP
- a CDS encoding arsenosugar biosynthesis-associated peroxidase-like protein, with translation MSSTANHYYNAKDLAKFPEIGRVNKDLADKFFAYYGAVMAEGALSEREKALIALAVSHALKCPYCIDAYTATSLQKGADEAQMNEAVHVAAAMAAGINLVHSVQMNNKIDELSI
- a CDS encoding DUF1858 domain-containing protein is translated as MTESTAARFHKEMTVGEAIAIHPEAGLVFSSYHLGGCSHCSINEVETIEQVCMGYGVEVDTLIDSLNNLFADDEG
- the arsS gene encoding arsenosugar biosynthesis radical SAM (seleno)protein ArsS (Some members of this family are selenoproteins.), whose product is MLVDEQMNILGSYPDSFGKQIRIGTDAKNPLTGLTLTTFQINVGKWCNQACKHCHVDASPIRTEMMSKETIDKCLAIIKSVPAIQTVDITGGAPEGNIHFRYLVEEARKLGKKIIDRCNLTILEEKGNEDLHEFLAANEVEVCSSLPYFSQSRTDQQRGDGVFNKSITALQKLNKLGYGTRLPLNLVYNPVGVFLSSAQKQLEREFKENLDKKYGIVFNNLYCINNMPINRYLGALVRTGKFETYMETLVNAYNPMTLEGLMCRHQISVGYDGKIYDCDFNQMLELEAKPVSHVDHFDYETFVNRNIVVANHCFGCTAGAGSSCGGEVA